The sequence below is a genomic window from Streptococcus oralis.
TCTTAGTCAACTCACCGTTACCAAGAATTTTAACGCCTGATTTTTCAGCCTTTACAATTCCTGCTTCGATAAGAACAACTGGAGTAACTTCAGTACCATCTTCAAAAACGTTCAATTGATCAAGATTTACAATTGCGTATTCTTTAGCGTTGATGTTAGTGAATCCACGTTTTGGAAGACGACGGAACAATGGAGTTTGTCCACCCTCAAAACCAAGGCGAACTCCGCCACCGCTACGAGCTTTTTGACCTTTTTGACCGCGACCAGATGTTTTACCGTTACCTGATGAAGTACCACGACCAACACGGTTACGTACTTTACGAGAACCTTCTGCAGGTTTCAATTCATGAAGTTTCATTATTTTTTCTCCTCTTTTGTAAAATGCTAGCGCCGATAAGAGAGAAAAGGTTGTCTCCCTTATCAACTCGCCTATACATTCGTCATCTTAGATGACTATATCTAGTTTTAGGGGATGAGTATTGCTACATCCCCTAAAAATTCATTAGTTTACTTCTTCAACTGTTACCAAGTGAGATACTGCTGTGATCATACCACGGATAGCAGCGTTGTCTTCTTTGATAACAGAGCTGTTCAATTTGCCAAGTCCAAGTGCTACAACAGTTTTACGTTGTGATGGAATGCGTCCGATTGGAGACTTAGTCAAAGTAATTTTAATTTGAGCCATTTTATCCCCTTTCTTATGCCAAATCAGAAACTGAAATACCACGAAGGGCAGCAACTTCTTCAGCGCGTTTCAATTGTTTCAAACCTTCAACAGTTGCACGAACAATGTTGATTGGAGTGTTAGAACCAAGTGATTTAGATGTAATATCTGCCACACCTGCCAATTCCACAACGGCACGAACTGCACCACCAGCGGCAACTCCAGAACCTTCTACAGCAGGTTTCAACAATACTTTAGCTCCACCAAATTCTGAAAGAACTTCGTGTGGGATTGTTGTTCCAACCATAGGAACTTCAATCAAGTTTTTCTTAGCATCTTCTACTGCTTTACGGATTGCTTCTGGAACTTCTTGAGCTTTACCAGTACCAAATCCTACGCGACCGTTGTGGTCACCAACAACAACAAGAGCTGCGAAACGAAGACGACGTCCACCTTTAACAACTTTTGTAACACGGTTGACAGCAACTACGCGTTCTTCTAATTCAACTGCATTGTCTTTAAATGCCATTTTCTAGTGTCCTCCTATTAGAATTTCAATCCGTTTTCACGAGCTGCATCAGCCAAAGCTTTCACACGTCCGTGATATAGATATCCACCGCGGTCGAACACCACTTCTGAAATACCTTTAGCGTTTGCACGTTCTGCAACGAGTTTACCGACAGCAACGGCTTGTTCAGTTTTAGTTCCTTTTGAAACTTCTTTGTCAAGAGTTGAAGCACTTGCGAGCGTTACACCCGCTACGTCATCAATCACTTGAGCGTAGATGCCTGTATTAGAACGGAATACGTTCAAACGTGGGCGATCAGCAGTTCCAGAGAGTTTTCCGCGAACGCGACGGTGGCGTTTTTGGCGGAGTTTGTTTTTATCTGGTTTAGAAATCACAGTTTTCACCTCTTTAGTTTTAAATCGTGTGCTATGCACAAAGTTGGAAAATAGGTCGGTGGTTGAAGATCAACCACTCAACATTATTTACCTGTTTTACCTTCTTTAAGACGAACGTATTCGCCAACGTAACGGATACCTTTACCTTTATATGGTTCTGGTGAGCGAAGGCTACGTACGTAAGCAGCTGTTTGACCAACTACTTCTTTTGAAATTCCGCTAACAACGATTGTTGTTGGGTTTGGAAGTTCAAAAGTAATTCCTTCTGGAGCTTCAACTTCGTCTGGATGAGATTTACCAACAGCCAAGACAAGTTTGTTTCCTTGAAGTTGTGCACGGTAACCAACCCCACGCATTTCAAGTTCTTTCTTGAATCCTTCTGATACACCAACAACCATGTTGTTCAAAAGGGCACGAGTAGTTCCGTGGATTGTTTTCATTTCTTTTGAATCGTTTGGACGGTGAAGAGTTACTTCAGTACCTTCCACACGGATTTCAATATCTTTTGAGAACTCACGAGTAAGCTCTCCTTTAGGTCCTTTTACAGTTACTACGTTGTCATTGTTAGTGAGTTCAACACCAGCAGGCAACACGATAACTTTATTACCAATACGTGACATGTTTATTTTCTCCTGTTAGATTGTCAGGCCATTACAGCCAGTTTTCACGGGGGGCATTCGGATTAGAGCAAACCTAGTTTCTTTCGAAAAGCTTTGACAAACTCCTGATATTCTGTCAATACATCAATAGCCGCAGGACTATAACCAATTTCACATAAAAGAGATACAAGGTCATCTTTTGACAATTCAGCCAAAGCGTCTTCTGCAACAATAAGTTTTTCATTCAATTCAGTAGCTTTCATCTTTTTCTCCTAAACTAATTTATTCTCTATTTAGCTGATCAGTAAATCAGCTAAATTGAACACGAGCTATGGTCTGTGTGAAAAAGACAAATCTTCCTAGAGTGTTAACACTCTTTGTCAGATTTCCTATTTTCACATTGCCCATGACGCTCTTTGTATCTTGATTTTACCAAACGTAAGCGATAACTTCTCCACCAACATTCTTTTGGCGCGCTTCTTTATCAGTAAGCAAACCTTCAGAAGTTGAAAGGATAGCAATTCCAAGTCCGTTAAGAACTTTTGGAAGATCTTCACGTTTTTTGTAGACACGAAGTCCTGGTTTAGAAACACGTTTCAAGTTAGTGATAACTTTTTCACCGTTTGGTCCGTATTTAAGGAATACACGGATGATGCCTTGTTTGTCATCTTCGATGATTTCAACGTTTTTTACAAAACCTTCGCGTTTAAGGATTTCAGCAATTCCTTTTTTGATGTTTGATGCAGGTACTTCAAGTACTTCGTGTTTAGCTTGGTTAGCGTTACGAATACGAGTTAGGAAGTCTGCGATTGGGTCAGTCATAACCATTTTATTTTTCTCCTCTTACTAGTAGTTTGCAAGTTGCACTTGCTAGTTAATACATGATACAAAGAGCGTAACAGCAAGAGCAAAAATAGGCAATTTGATGCAGGAGCGATGCTCCAAAGAAAATTGGTCTTTTTTGCCAAAGCTGTAGCTCGTGTTCAAATTGGCAAGCCCAACTGAACCCGGGCTAAACTCTGTGTGAAAAAGATAAACTTTCCTAGAAACTTCAGTTTCTTCGTCAAGTTTCCTATTTTCACTTGGAGTTTTGACGCCCTTGATATCTTAAATTACCAAGATGCTTTTGTTACACCAGGGATTTGTCCTTTGTAAGCTAATTCACGGAAGCAAACACGGCAAAGTTTAAATTTGCGGTAAACTGAATGTGGACGACCACATTTTTCACAACGAGTATAAGCTTGAGTAGAGAACTTCGCTGGACGTTTGTTCTTAGCAATCATTGATTTTTTAGCCATTAGATTTACCTCCTATATTATTTTGCAAAAGGCATTCCAAGGCCTGTAAGCAATGCACGTGACTCTTCGTCAGTGTTAGCAGTTGTTACGATAACGATGTCAAGACCACGAGTTTTGTCAACGTCATCGAAGTTGATTTCTGGGAAGATCAATTGTTCTTTCACACCAAGTGTGTAGTTTCCGCGTCCATCAAATGATTTTGTTGGAACACCGTGGAAGTCACGTACACGTGGAAGTGAAACTGAAACCAATTTATCCAAGAATTCGTACATACGTTCACCACGAAGGGTAACTTTTGCACCGATCGCAACACCTTCACGAAGACGGAAGCCGGCGATTGATTTTTTAGCTTTAGTGATAAGTGGTTTTTGACCTGAGATAAGTGCTAATTCTTCAGCAGCTTTTTCAAGACTTTTAGCGTTTGATACAGCTTCACCAACACCCATGTTCAAAACGATCTTATCTACTTTAGGCACAGCCATCACTGATGAGTAGTTAAATTGTTCTGTCAAAGCAGGAACTACTTCATTAAGATATTTTTCTTTTAAACGATTTGCCATTATACTTCTCCTTTCCTTCGTGATTAATCAAGCACTTCGCCTGATTTTTTGTTGTAGCGAACTTTTTTACCGTCTACAAATTTGTAACCAACACGACCAGCTACACCATTTTTATCCAATACTTGAACATTTGATACGTGGATAGCTGCTTCTTTCTCGATGATACCACCTTGAGGAAGCTCGTTAGTTGGACGTTGGTGTTTCTTAACGATGTTAACACCTTCAACGATAACTTTGTTTACTTTTGGAAGAGCAGTAAGGACAACAGCTTCTGTTCCCTTATCTTTACCAGCGATTACGCGAACTTTGTCGCCTTTTTTTACAAACATTAGATTTCTCCTTGATTTTTCTTACGCCCATAAGGGCACCCTAGCTTGAAGCTAGGGGACTAGTTTGTTTCTAAAAATTAAAGTACTTCTGGAGCAAGTGACACGATCTTCATGAAGCCACCTTCACGCAATTCACGTGCAACTGGGCCAAAGATACGTGTTCCGCGAGGAGTTTTGTCTTCACGGATGATAACTGCTGCGTTTTCGTCAAACTTGATGTATGAACCATCAGCACGACGAGCACCTGATTTAGTACGAACGATAACAGCTTTTACAACGTCACCTTTTTTAACCGCACCACCAGGAGTAGCTTGTTTTACAGATGCCACAATGACATCACCGATGTTCGCAAATTTACGTTTAGAACCACCAAGAACTTTGATAGTCAAGATTTCACGTGCACCGCTGTTGTCTGCGACTTTCAAACGAGTTTCTGTTTGAATCATTTCAGTTTTCTCCTTTCAGGCTTGATTAGATGATGACCGCTTCTTCAACAACTTCTACAAGACGGAAACGTTTTGTAGCTGAAAGCGGACGAGTTTCCATGATACGTACGATATCGCCTTCTTTGGCAACATTGTTTTCATCATGTGCTTTGTATTTTTTAGAGTAGTTAATACGTTTACCATAGACTGGGTGGTTACGTTTTGTTTCAACTACAACTGTGATTGTCTTGTCCATTTTGTCAGATACAACACGTCCAACAAGAACTTTACGATTATTGCGTTCCATTGAAATTTCTCCTTCCCTAGTCTATTATTTCGCTTCAGATTGAACTGTTTTGATACGAGCGATTTGTTTTTTAACTTCTTTCAAGCGAGCTGTTTGTTCCAATTGACCAGTAGCAGCTTGGAAACGAAGTTCAAACAATTCTTTTTTCAATTCGTTTTCGCGCTTCGCGAGTTCTTCTTGAGAAAGACCACGAAGTTCTTTAACAAATTCTTTTACTTCATTAAGTTTCATGCCTTCTCCTTATTCTGCTTCACGTTTTACGAATTTACATTTAACTGGCAATTTGTGGCTAGCAAGACGAAGCGCTTCGCGAGCGATCTCTTCAGATACACCAGCAACTTCAAACATCACTTTACCACGTTTAACTGGTGCTACCCAACCTTCAGGTGCCCCTTTACCAGATCCCATACGCACACCGATAGCTTTAGCAGTGTATGATTTGTGTGGGAAGATTTTAATCCAAACTTTACCACCACGTTTCATGTAACGAGTCATGGCGATACGAGCAGCTTCGATTTGGCGGTTAGTGATCCAGTGGCTAGTTGTAGCTTGAAGACCGTATTCACCGAAAGCTACTTCTTTTCCACCTTTTGCTTCACCGCGCATTTTTCCACGGAATTCACGACGGTGTTTAACACGTTTAGGTACTAACATTGGTTATTTACCTCCTTTAGTGTTTTTACGAGCTGGAAGAACTTCACCACGGTAGATCCATACTTTAACACCAAGTTTACCGTATGTAGTATCTGCTTCTTCCCAAGCGTAATCGATATCTGCACGAAGTGTGTGAAGTGGAACAGTTCCTTCAGAGTATCCTTCAGCACGGGCGATATCTGCACCGTTCAAACGACCTGATACTTGAGTTTTGATTCCTTTAGCTCCAGCACGCATTGCACGTTGGATTGCTTGTTTTTGTGCACGACGGAAAGCGACACGTTGCTCCAATTGACGAGCAATTCCTTCACCTACAAGGTGAGCATCTAAATCAGGTTGTTTGATTTCGATGATGTTGATGTGTACTTGTTTTCCAGTCAATTTGTTAAGTTTTGCACGGAGTGCATCAACGTTAGCACCACCTTTACCGATAACCATACCTGGTTTAGCAGTGTGAAGTGAAACGTTAACTTTGTTTACTGCGCGTTCAATTTCGATAGTTGAAACCGCTGCGTCAGCAAGCTCTTTTTGAACGAATTTACGGATTGCAAGATCTTCATGAAGGTAATCCGCGTATTCTTTTTCAGCATACCATTTGGCATCCCAATCACGGATGATGCCGACACGCATACCAATTGGATGTACTTTTTGACCCACGATTTTACCTCCTTATTTTTCTGCAACAGCTACAGTGATGTGAGCTGTACGTTTGTTGATTGGTGAAGCTGAACCTTTCGCACGTGGACGGAAACGTTTCATAGTTGGTCCTTCGTTTGCGAATGCTTCAGATACTACCAAGTTAGCTTTGTCCAAACCAAAGTTGTTTTCAGCGTTAGCTACAGCTGAGTTCAAAACTTTCAAGATGATTTCAGCAGCTTTGTTTGGTGTGAATGTCAAGATTGCAATAGCATCGGCTACGCTTTTACCACGGATGTTGTCAAGAACAAGACGTGATTTACGAGGTGAAACACGTACTGTACGAGCCATTGCTTTAGCTGAAGTAATTTCTGCCATTTATGTTCTCCTTATTTTCTACGTGTTTTCTTATCGTCTGCAGCGTGACCTTTGTAAGTACGAGTTGGTGCAAATTCACCAAGTTTGTGACCTACCATGTCTTCTTGGATGTAAACAGGTACGTGTTTACGTCCGTCATAAACTGCAATAGTGTAACCAATGAAACTTGGGAAGATCGTTGAACGACGTGACCAAGTTTTGATAACTTTTTTCTTTTCGTCGTTAGCTTGAGCTTCAACTTTTTTCATCAAATGCTCATCGACGAAAGGTCCTTTTTTAAGACTGCGTCCCATTTTTATATTTTCTCCTTTAAATGTTGTACCACAGCGGCTTGCGCTCACATGGAGCGCTACCGAGCTGGCGGATTTACTAGATGCTTAAGCGACTAGTTTACTATTATTTCTCGTTGCGACGACGAACGATAAGTTTGTCAGATTTCGCTTTCTTGTTACGAGTTTTAAGACCAAGAGCAGGTTTGCCCCATGGAGTAGATGGTGCTTTACGACCAACTGGTGCTTTACCTTCACCACCACCGTGTGGGTGATCGTTAGGGTTCATTACAGAACCACGAACTGTTGGGCGGATACCTTTCCAACGGCTACGTCCTGCTTTACCAAGGTTCACAAGTCCATGTTGTTCGTTTCCGACAACACCAACTGTAGCACGACAAGTTCCAAGAATCATACGAACTTCGCCAGATTGAAGACGAACAAGAACGTATTTACCTTCTTGACCTAATACTTGAGCAGAAGCTCCAGCTGCACGGACCAATTCTCCACCACGACCTGGTTTCAACTCGATGTTGTGGATCAAAGTACCAACTGGGATGTTTGCAAGTGGAAGAGCGTTTCCGACTTTGATATCTGCTTCAGGACCTGAAACGATACGTTGACCAACTTCAAGACCTTTTGGAGCGATGATGTATGCTTTCACACCGTCAGTGTAGTGTACAAGAGCGATGTTTGCAGAACGGTTTGGATCGTACTCGATTGTTTTAACAACTGCTTCAACGTTGTCTTTGTTACGTTTGAAGTCAACCAAACGGTAGAAACGTTTGTGTCCACCACCTTGGTGACGAACAGTGATACGACCGTTGTTGTTACGACCAGCCTTGTTCTTCAAAGCAACAAGCAATGATTTTTCAGGAGTGCTTGTTGTGATTTCAGCGAAATCCAAAGAAGTCATATTACGGCGACCGTTTGTTGTTGGTTTATAAACACGAATTCCCACGATATTTCCTCCTTAGATTATTCAGCTTCAGCAGCGAACAACTCGATTGCTTTTGAATCAGCTGTAAGTGTGATGATAGCTTTTTTAGTTTTGTTAGTAAAACCAGTGTAACGTCCAACACGTTTTGCTTTTGGTTTTACGTTGATTGTGTTAACGTTGGCAACTTTAACACCTTCGAAAGCAGCTTCAACAGCTTGCTTGATCAAAAGTTTGTGTGCACGAGTGTCAACTTCAAATACATATTTTCCTGCTTCAAGTTGAGCCATTGAGCTTTCAGTGATGACAGGTTTTTTGATAACATCATACAAATTCATTATGCAAGAACCTCCTCGATTTTAGAGATAGCTGCTTGTGTGACAAGAAGTTTGTCGCTATTTGCGATGTCAAGAACACTTGCAGTTGTAGCAGTTGCAACTTTCACATTTGGAAGGTTACGAGCTGAAAGAGCTGCGAATTCATTTCCTTCTTCAAGGATAACAAGAACTTTTGAATCGATGCTCAATGCTGCAAGAACTTTTGCAAATTCAGCAGTTTTTGGAGCTGTAAATGAAAGAGCGTCTACAGCTACGAATTTGTTTTCAGCAACTTTTTCAGAGTAAACTGATTTAAGAGCTAGGCGACGAACTTTTTGTGGAAGTTTGTAGCCGTATGAACGTGGAGTTGGTCCGAAGACAACACCACCACCACGCCATTGTGGTGAGCGGATAGAACCTTGACGAGCACGTCCAGTTCCTTTTTGACGCCATGGTTTGCGTCCACCACCTGATACTGCAGAGCGGTTTTTAACAGCGTGTGTTCCTTGACGAAGGCTTGCGCGTTGGCTGATGATCACATCAAACACAACTGATTCATTTGGTTCGATACCAAATACTGCATCGTTAAGAACAACTTGGCCAGCTTCTTTACCAGTTTGGTCAAATAATGTTACGTTTGCCATTGTGACTGATTTCCCCTTTCTTTATTATTTACCAGCTTTAACTGCTGATTTGATAGTGATAAGAGATTTCTTAGCACCTGGTACGTTACCTTTGATAAGGATAACGTTCTTTTCTGGAACAACTTGTACAACTTCAAGGTTTTGAATTGTTACGCGGTCGCCACCCATACGTCCTGCAAGGTTTTTACCTTTGAATACGCGGTTAGGTGCAACAGGTCCCATAGAACCTGGACGACGGTGGTAACGAGAACCGTGAGCCATTGGCCCACGTGATTGTCCGTGGCGTTTGATAACACCTTGGAAACCTTTACCTTTAGAAGTACCAGTTACGTCAACTACGTCTCCAGCTGCGAATGTTTCAACTGTGATTTCAGCACCAACTTCCAAGCCTTCAACGTTTTTGAATTCACGAATGAAGCGCTTAGGAGCCGTGTTAGCTTTCGCTACATGTCCTTTAGCAGGTTTGTTGCTCAATACTTCACGTTTGTCATCGAAACCAACTTGGATAGCGTTGTATCCGTCTGTTTCTACAGTTTTAACTTGAAGAACAACGTTTGGAGTTGCTTCAATAACTGTTACAGGGATCAATTCGCCAGCTTCAGTGAAGATTTGAGTCATTCCCACTTTTTTCCCTAAGATTCCTTTTGTCATGAGAAAATAGTTCCTTTTCTATATTTTTTATTCAAAAAGTTTTTAACGAGCGTTTTTTATGCTCAAGTCTAAGATACAAAGGGCGTCAAACTCAAAGTGAAAATAGGAAACTGACGCAGTGTCTAACAGACACTAGGAAGTTTATCTTTTTCACACCGAGTTTAGCCCGTGTTCAATTAAATTGAAACACCAGCCTCTGCTCTTTTATATTTTAGATTAAAGTTTGATTTCTACGTTTACACCACTTGGAAGATCCAATTTCATCAAAGCATCAACTGTTTTTTGGGTTGGGTTAACGATATCGATCAAACGTTTGTGTGTACGCATTTCAAATTGTTCGCGAGAGTCTTTGTATTTGTGAGTCGCACGAATGATTGTGTAGAGGCTACGCTCAGTTGGAAGTGGGATTGGACCCGCAACTTGTGCACCTGTACGAGTAGCTGATTCTACGATTTTTGCAGCCGCTGTATCAAGCGTACGGTGTTCGTAAGCTTTCAAACGGATACGGATTTTTTTGTTTGCCATCTTTTTCTCCTTTTCGTCTATTTAAGATAATAGGCTAGCTCCACAAGAAAACCGACGCGCGTTGCGTGGCAATGCAACCGAGCGTGTCGCAACCTCTTGCATCACAGCTAAAGCTGTAATTTACAGCACCATAATAGAATAACACAAAGCCCCTGCGATTGCAAGGGATTTGTGAGCTTTTTTTCGTTTTTTTAGGATGAAACTGTTTTCTCTTTTCATCTTCCTATGATTACTGATTTTACAACTATAAAAATATATCTTTTCTCCTATATAATATGTGTCATCTTGACATTGAATTTATCTTCTGATTGATCCACTAAAATGTCCGCTTTAGACTCGTTTTCTCTATAGTATCGCTGATACTGCTCCCGTCTCATCTGATGGCTAGCTAATACAAAAGATGCATCGCTATTTCTCATAGTCGTATCTCGAGCTAAGCGCCTCTTTAACTCTGTTTCTTCATCTGTGTAGAAACAGATGGTTTTGTCAAAGAGTTCCTTGGGTAGAAAACCCACAGACATCCCTTCAACAATCAAAATCGGTTTTGCTCCAGACAAGACCTCGCTAGCCTTCCAAGGTTCCTCAATTGTCAAGATATCCATACCCGCCTGCAAGGCTAGAATATCTCTCTGCAAACTTGCCAGTTCATGCGCCACTGGCAGACAAGCTGTCACCTTTTGATCTGGCGCTTGCTTTGGTACTACCAGGTGACGTTCTGAAGTGATATAGGGGTCTGTTTCTAGTAAATTTACTGTAGTAGAATCTAAAGCTTGGTACAATTCCTGTGCAAAGGTTGATTTACCTGAAGCCCCATGACCGTAGATCCCTAGCGTCCTAATTCTTCCCGTTTCGATCTCTGAAACCAGTTGTTCTATCAGGTCATTTTTCTTCATTCTCTCTTCACCTGTTCATAGCTTTCTTTTCCGTCATTAAGCTTGTCCCAAATCACTATTTGACCTTGTTTGAGAGATTTTTGCACATCGATAATTCGTTGATTGGACGAACCTCGAAACTGGAGCATGAGATTTCGCTTGCTTTTATCATACCGTCCATCGACAAGGATGTCAATCAGCGACAAGAGTTCCAATTTGTCTGGAGTCTCCAGCATCATTTCTTCCCAAGTGTAGCCCGTCCAGGACCAGATGTCTTTGTCTGGCAATTCCTTTCGAATACGCTTAACGAGAGGTAGGAGGATACCTGTATTGAGAAAAGGCTCTCCTCCTAGCAAGGTCAAACCTTGAACATAAGGCTGGGCAAGATCTGTCATAATCTGTTCTTCCAACTCTGGTGTATAAGGAATCCCTGCATTGAAAGACCAAGTCGCAACATTATAGCATCCCTCACAGTGGAACATACAGCCTGCGACATAGAGAGAGTTGCGCACACCTTCTCCATCGACAAAGTTAAAAGCCTTGTAATCAATGATTCGCCCTTTACTAAGCTCCTCACTTTTCCATTCACCTGGTTTTGGTGTATTCCATGTCATGCTGTCTACTCCAAGTCTATCCAATAGCGCTCCGTTCCATTTCGAACATCCTCCAACTCCCCACCATTAGCTAAGATAACAGCTCGGCTTGCTGGATTTTCTGTGCTACAAGTCACTAAAGCTCGTTTAATATTCTTTCCCTTAGCAACTTGTAGACCTTGTCGGAGGGATTCTTTCGCATAACCCTTACCTCTTTCAGATGGACGAATGGAGTAGCCAATATGGCCCCCATTTTCTAGTAAGTAGTCATTTAATCGGAGACGAAGGTTGAGAAAGCCAAGAGCCTGGCCTGCTACGTCAAAACTAACCAGCTGGATAGCAGGAACCCAGTTTTCAGGAATATTGAGTCCCGCTTCCGCTTGAAGATTTTCTTCTAGCCACTCTTCGTAAACAAAATTGTTGGCGTTCCAAAACCCACCATCGTGGGCTGATTGGGTCTGTTCAAACTCTGCCATCATCTCTAAAACTGTTTCTTTATCTGCCAATGTTGGTCTGCGTAGTATCATTTTTACCTCCAATTAAGAGAAAAGCGAGAGGCAACTCTCACTTTTATTTTTTCTTGTTCTTGTTTAAAAACTGTTCTCTGAGGTTGAGCAAGCGTTCTTTTTTACCTATTCCACCTTTCGAGTGTTTCTCGTGATAACGGGTCACTTGTGCGCGTCCCTTATCGTCTAATTGGTATTTCCCCATTGCGTTTCCTTCTAATTTGTTACTTCATGTCCAGCTGTTTTGATAGTAGAGCCATTCATGTGTTTGACACGCGCAGCGATTTCCTTGTGACGTCCATTGACCATCGGACGCGCTTGCGGATTTCCCAGATAACCACACGTACGTTTGACCACGTCTACTGTTTTAGGGTCGCTATTGCCACAGTTTGGACAAGCAAAGCCTCGCTCAGTTGGTTCAAAATCCCCTTCAAAGTCACACTTGTAGCAACGATCAATCGGGGTATTGGTTCCTAGATAGCCAACTCGGTCATAGGCATAGTCCCAAACAGCTTCCAGGGCTTTTGGATTTTGTTGAAGAACCGGATACTCACAATAATGAATGAAACCACCTGACGCACCTGCTTCTGGATAAACTTTCTCAAAGTCTAATTTTTCAAACGGTGTTGGATTTTTACGGACGTCATAGTGGAACGAGTTGGTGTAGTATTCCTTATCTGTGATGTCAGGAATAGAACCAAACTTCTCTGTATCCAAGCGACAAAAGCGGTCTGTCAGACTTTCAGACGGTGTGGAGTAGATAGAGAAATGGTAACCATATTGGTCAGACCACTCTTCCACACGACGTTTCATATCGCGAATAATATCCAGTGTGAATTCCTTGGCTTCAGGATTGCTTTCCCAGCTGTTTCCAAAGAAGACTGTAGCCACTTCGTACAAACCAATGTA
It includes:
- the rplB gene encoding 50S ribosomal protein L2, which codes for MGIRVYKPTTNGRRNMTSLDFAEITTSTPEKSLLVALKNKAGRNNNGRITVRHQGGGHKRFYRLVDFKRNKDNVEAVVKTIEYDPNRSANIALVHYTDGVKAYIIAPKGLEVGQRIVSGPEADIKVGNALPLANIPVGTLIHNIELKPGRGGELVRAAGASAQVLGQEGKYVLVRLQSGEVRMILGTCRATVGVVGNEQHGLVNLGKAGRSRWKGIRPTVRGSVMNPNDHPHGGGEGKAPVGRKAPSTPWGKPALGLKTRNKKAKSDKLIVRRRNEK
- a CDS encoding 50S ribosomal protein L23, translated to MNLYDVIKKPVITESSMAQLEAGKYVFEVDTRAHKLLIKQAVEAAFEGVKVANVNTINVKPKAKRVGRYTGFTNKTKKAIITLTADSKAIELFAAEAE
- the rplD gene encoding 50S ribosomal protein L4: MANVTLFDQTGKEAGQVVLNDAVFGIEPNESVVFDVIISQRASLRQGTHAVKNRSAVSGGGRKPWRQKGTGRARQGSIRSPQWRGGGVVFGPTPRSYGYKLPQKVRRLALKSVYSEKVAENKFVAVDALSFTAPKTAEFAKVLAALSIDSKVLVILEEGNEFAALSARNLPNVKVATATTASVLDIANSDKLLVTQAAISKIEEVLA
- the rplC gene encoding 50S ribosomal protein L3 encodes the protein MTKGILGKKVGMTQIFTEAGELIPVTVIEATPNVVLQVKTVETDGYNAIQVGFDDKREVLSNKPAKGHVAKANTAPKRFIREFKNVEGLEVGAEITVETFAAGDVVDVTGTSKGKGFQGVIKRHGQSRGPMAHGSRYHRRPGSMGPVAPNRVFKGKNLAGRMGGDRVTIQNLEVVQVVPEKNVILIKGNVPGAKKSLITIKSAVKAGK
- the rpsJ gene encoding 30S ribosomal protein S10, encoding MANKKIRIRLKAYEHRTLDTAAAKIVESATRTGAQVAGPIPLPTERSLYTIIRATHKYKDSREQFEMRTHKRLIDIVNPTQKTVDALMKLDLPSGVNVEIKL
- a CDS encoding uridine kinase family protein — translated: MKKNDLIEQLVSEIETGRIRTLGIYGHGASGKSTFAQELYQALDSTTVNLLETDPYITSERHLVVPKQAPDQKVTACLPVAHELASLQRDILALQAGMDILTIEEPWKASEVLSGAKPILIVEGMSVGFLPKELFDKTICFYTDEETELKRRLARDTTMRNSDASFVLASHQMRREQYQRYYRENESKADILVDQSEDKFNVKMTHII
- the nrdG gene encoding anaerobic ribonucleoside-triphosphate reductase activating protein: MTWNTPKPGEWKSEELSKGRIIDYKAFNFVDGEGVRNSLYVAGCMFHCEGCYNVATWSFNAGIPYTPELEEQIMTDLAQPYVQGLTLLGGEPFLNTGILLPLVKRIRKELPDKDIWSWTGYTWEEMMLETPDKLELLSLIDILVDGRYDKSKRNLMLQFRGSSNQRIIDVQKSLKQGQIVIWDKLNDGKESYEQVKRE
- a CDS encoding GNAT family N-acetyltransferase; the encoded protein is MILRRPTLADKETVLEMMAEFEQTQSAHDGGFWNANNFVYEEWLEENLQAEAGLNIPENWVPAIQLVSFDVAGQALGFLNLRLRLNDYLLENGGHIGYSIRPSERGKGYAKESLRQGLQVAKGKNIKRALVTCSTENPASRAVILANGGELEDVRNGTERYWIDLE